The segment TGCCCATCGTCCGCAGGCaaacacacaggctcacactCTTCTTCTCACTTGCAGACGAATTGGTCTACGATTTTGGTGCAGCGCTTGCACTTGACATAGCAGCACCAGTGGAACTTGCAGTGGCAGCGCTCCACTATCTGGGCCTTGTACTGGTCGTAACCGCGGCCGCAGCACATCAGCTCACACCCATCCATGCCTTCAGAGGTCTTGTTGCAAAGGCGCCCAACCGTGCCTAAGGAGCCTGTGCTCTGGTTCTTCAGGCAGTAGTCTGGACTGGACTCGGTGTACACCAGGTCGTGGCTCGTGGGAGCATTAAAATTGCTGTGCTTCTGCACCAGCTTTCCACGCGAGTTGAGCTTCATGGAAGTAGAGCTGTCGTACTTTTCCTTCAGTGCGTCGCCCACCTTGCGAAAGTCAGCTAGCTGCAGCCAGCAAGTCTTCAGGCTGCAGGAGCCTGATACCCCATGGCACTTGCAGGACACATTGGCCAGGTCGGACACCGtctgaaggaggagagaaaataaataaatggattaaTAACCAGATGAATAACTTGCAAAAACATTTATTCTTGTGTGGTAAACTGCAGATAAATGTCCAAGCAACACATTCTTCAAGTATCTAATACCTCTAAGGCATCACATTGTCATAAAGAACAGAATGATCCTGTCCATGTCTCCAATGGtatattaattaaaacattggCCACTCATTTGTCCTACttgaaagaaaacatcctgGCAAcagtcagcttttttttttctctttaggTGGTCTTAAGATGTTTGGAGAGGAAACATACAAAAGTGCTGCCTTCATCTCCACACAGATCAAAGCCTCGGGAGGAGAGCGCTGACACAGCGGTTACACAGATGATCAGCTGAGACCAATCTAAATGACCTGGATTGTCTCACTTCAAACTACTCTTGCTCTTTCTATCCCTGGTTGGTCTCAAGGCCTGCAGGTTATTATCAGTCTGCTGGCAATCTGGTTACATCTTAAGATCtttgtgggtgtgtctgtgcgAGTCTGTGCATATAACACCAGTTTCATACCCTCCTTCCAGCCTCGTTATTGTGAATATTCATCATCAGCCGGGCGCTCTCATACGAGCCTTTAGGGTAGCTCTTCTCCCTCTCACGTGCATCCACAAACTCCTTGGAGAACCTGTAGCCGTAGTTGAGGTTGTCTCCGCAGCCGCCCCAAAGCCAGTCTCGCGGCAAGTCTTTGGGGCGAGCCGCTCGGCTGCACCCACAGCTGGAGAGCTCCCCCTCTCTGCAGGCGCGGCTCACTGCGTTCACCACCCCTGCTGCGCTAATAGCATAGGTGAATGCCGTTTCTCGGCTGCCTGCAGACGCAAAAACAGGAATATAGCGTCACGTTTGGCACAATAAGAAACAGAGGAAACGAGAAATACACTTTATCATTTGGCACACCTATCTGCTgctttcatttttgttgtttctacatttattttatccCAAATATGTGTCTCTATCGTTCTGCTTTAAGAATGTGTACAATGTTATGAGATGTGATGTCACATGGCAGCATTGACATACATTCAAGATTACAGAGCACTTCAACCAAGAGCTACATGTTCCTCATCAACAACATCTTGTATGTTGGAATCTGGTTTGCCGTCATTGGGCTTAAGCCAGAGAGAAGAGGGCGCCCTCCTGTGACAGAGATGCTTCTTAACAAGCAGCTGCCAATTCAGCCACATTGAAAGTGACAGTTATTTTACTTTAACTGTCATGACTGATCGATCCTGGAGCCATTGCTCATTAACTCCCAAAGTTTCTACATTCAAATGTCTAGATAAGACATAGGAAGTCTTAAGAACAGAAAACACACGTAAGCAGTTTTTGCAAACACCAATCCATTACGAGCTCTGTACACAgactagaagaaaaaaaatgaaaatgagataaacgaaagaagaaaacagctgACCAAACTATTAGGCTGTGTGTTGACATTGAAGACGAGCGCTTCTACGAAATAAAAATGCACAGCTCATATACCTGCTGGGAGAGTGCGTTATAATGACAATAACATATGGacaagagaaaaggaaaaggagtcACGCATGCACTACACCACAAATAAGGTGGAAAAAGACAATGACAGAGAAGATAAAAGATCAATAAATAAACCTTTTGGAAAGTCTGAATGATATTCAGGTGGGAAACTCTGGCATGAGCAGAGGTGATCAGAGAGAGTGGGGAATGTATTCGTCTAGTCTAGTACAACGTTTAATCCACCCCAAGGATATTGGCTTAATAGTGGACCTGTGGAAAGACAAACTGTCGTCCCACACACTGCTGCCTCCCTTCTCCTGCACCCCACCCTGGAGCTAGCCAAGCCAGGCAGTGGAGAGGGTCTGAACCCAACCACGCCAGCACCCCCTGGAGCTCAGCTATAAATCACCAGCAGTGTCCTCcgcctgca is part of the Cyclopterus lumpus isolate fCycLum1 chromosome 7, fCycLum1.pri, whole genome shotgun sequence genome and harbors:
- the wnt5a gene encoding protein Wnt-5a, whose amino-acid sequence is MNLGLGCVCRPVSWPFGSVLDSRHCVFALTLLTLLMQVVVEANSWWSLAMNPLLIPEAYIIGAQPLCSQLVGLSQGQKKLCQLYQDHMQYIGEGAKTGIRECQYQFRHRRWNCSTVDNSSVFGRVMQIGSRETAFTYAISAAGVVNAVSRACREGELSSCGCSRAARPKDLPRDWLWGGCGDNLNYGYRFSKEFVDAREREKSYPKGSYESARLMMNIHNNEAGRRTVSDLANVSCKCHGVSGSCSLKTCWLQLADFRKVGDALKEKYDSSTSMKLNSRGKLVQKHSNFNAPTSHDLVYTESSPDYCLKNQSTGSLGTVGRLCNKTSEGMDGCELMCCGRGYDQYKAQIVERCHCKFHWCCYVKCKRCTKIVDQFVCK